Below is a genomic region from Streptobacillus felis.
AGATCAAGTTATTGTAAAAAAAGATACAGTTTCTTCAATAGGTATAGGGAAACAAGCTGTTATAGATGGAAAAGAAAGTATTGCAATTGGAGTTATATCGAATTCACAAAAAGATTATGGAATTTCTTTAGGGAATTATTCTAGGGCAAATGAAGTTAGAACGATAGCCATAGGAAATGTTTCGCGTTCAGAATACGAAGGAACAGTCACTTTAGGAAAGTATTCTATTTCATATTCAGAAGGTTCGACTAATATTGGAGCTTTTACAATTAGTACAATTAATAAGTCTATATCTCTTGGAGCTGAAAGTATGGCTGTTGAAGCAGTTTCCGTAAATGAAGCTAGTATAGGTTCACTAACTTATGGAGGTTTTGCAGGTAATACTCCTTACTCATCATTTGCTATTGGATCTATACAAAATACACGTCAAATGCAAAATGTAGCTGCAGGACAAATTAATAAAAAAAGTACAGATGCAATAAATGGATCTCAGCTTTATGCAACGAATAATGCTTTAGGTAATTTAACAAATGCAACTAAAACATTTTTAGGAGGAAACTCAATATTTGAAAAAGATGGGGATAATATAGCTAAATTTAATATGGATAATATAGGTGAAACAGATAAGGATAATATAAATGATGCTATTTCAGCTTCAATTACAGAAGTAAGAGTTGCTGAAGGATCGTTAATGCATATTGATAAAACAATAGCAGATGATGGGCATCATATTTATACAGTGGATTTTAATTCAAAAATTAGAGAGAATATAAAAAAATTAGAAGATGCAGGACAAAATATAAATGCAGGAGTAGCAAGTGCAGTAGCAATGGCAAACTTACCACAAGTAAGTAACATAGCAGGACATAGACATAATATTGCAGGAGCATATGGATACTATAACGGAGAACATGCATTTGCACTGGGATTATCAGGATTAAATGAAACAGGAAACTTAGTATATAAGGCAAGTGGATCACTTAATACTAAAGGTCATGTTGCACTTGGAGCAGGACTTGGATATCAATTTGATAAATTAGAATCAAGAAGAAAAGATATGTTAACATTACAAAGAAATGGAAATATTAATTTACTTGATGAAAAAGTTTATCAACAAAATATTAGGTTGACAAATTTAAGAAATTCAAGTTTAGCACTGTTAGATAAATTAAACTTTTTAGAAAATAAAATTGAAAAATTAATGAAATAAATTAGGGGCATTAGCCCCTAAAATATTTTAAATAAAGTAATATAAAAATATGTATTGTCGAAAAAAAATATACAAATATAAATTTTTTCTTTTTAATTTTATGTCTAAAAAAAATCATAGAAATTATTGCTCCAAATGGTCCTAATAAAGAGATTCTTAAAAGCATTTTTTCAGATATTCTACTCATATTTTTTATAGCCAAAAATTTATCGATTCCAAAAATAATAAATGAAAATACATTAAATAATATAATAATATTTATATTATTT
It encodes:
- a CDS encoding DUF1294 domain-containing protein codes for the protein MNFLKLINNINIIILFNVFSFIIFGIDKFLAIKNMSRISEKMLLRISLLGPFGAIISMIFFRHKIKKKKFIFVYFFSTIHIFILLYLKYFRG